In one window of Falco cherrug isolate bFalChe1 chromosome 10, bFalChe1.pri, whole genome shotgun sequence DNA:
- the WFDC3 gene encoding WAP four-disulfide core domain protein 3 — MKPGLLLLLLLLPPPGPPGHCRLASGHSLPGKYGECPPPSGTPLKSCDSFCSSDGDCPGSERCCSTGCGRECRLPAGAKRGSCPRPKPGLVTICLVECASDSECRGSGKCCSMGCHVRCTQPVPAKPGVCPKRRVLHTFAPCNSSCSDDTDCPHREKCCFTGCGRGCLPPDKRITARHLPAGWDHLLGPAASKGPVSSGDICHLPPVRGPCRGLFHHYAYNPATGTCQPFIYSGCGGNANNFRTVEECQQVCQQVCQQLGRAKE; from the exons ATGAAGCCGGGGCTGCtcctgctactgctgctgctgccgcccccgggcccgcccGGCCACTGCCGGCTGGCCTCggggcacagcctgccag GGAAGTACGGCGAGTGCCCCCCACCCAGCGGGACCCCCCTGAAGTCCTGCGACAGCTTCTGCTCCTCGGATGGCGACTGCCCGGGCAGCGAGCGCTGCTGCAGCACCGGCTGCGGGCGGGAGTGCCGGCTGCCCGCTGGAG CCAAGAGGGGCTCCTGCCCGCGGCCCAAGCCCGGCCTGGTGACCATCTGCCTGGTGGAGTGTGCCAGCGACAGCGAGTGCAGAGGCAGCGGGAAGTGCTGCAGCATGGGCTGCCATGTCCGCTGCACGCAGCCGGTGCCAG CCAAACCGGGCGTCTGCCCCAAGAGGAGGGTGCTGCACACCTTCGCCCCCTGCAACAGCTCCTGCAGTGACGACACCGATTGTCCCCACCGTGAGAAGTGCTGCTTCACTGGCTGCGGCCGCGGCTGCCTTCCTCCGGACAAACGTATCACAGCCCGGCACCTGCCCGCTGGCTGGGACCACCTCCTGGGTCCTGCTGCCTCCAAAGGCCCTGTGTCCTCAGGTGACATCTGTCATCTCCCGCCTGTGCGTGGCCCATGCAGGGGACTCTTCCATCACTATGCCTACAACCCTGCCACAGGGACCTGCCAGCCATTCATCTACAGTGGCTGTGGGGGGAATGCCAACAACTTCAGGACGGTGGAGGAGTGCCAGCAAGTCTGCCAGCAAGTCTGCCAGCAACTGG GGAGAGCAAAAGAGTGA